GGGGCTGAACGCGCACCTCTTCCGGATCGCGGAGGAGGAGCCGGACCTCACCGGTGTACCGGAGTCGCTCGTCGACCTCGTCCGCGCGTGCCTGGACAAGGACCCGGCGCGGCGGCCCACCCCCGCCGAGATCGCCGACCGTACGGAGGCGGAGCGGCCGGGGGAGTGGCTGCCGGGCTCCGTGCTCGCCCAACTCGGGCGCCGTTCCGCCCAGTTGCTGGACTTCGCCCCGGATCCGCGGGTCGTGGCGGTGGATCCGAGGATCCCCTCGCAGGTCCCGCCTCAACTCCAGCCCCAGGCCGCCGAGTCCCGGGCCGGCGCCCACAACCAGCCGTTCCCTCCCTCGCCCGCCTATGTGCCGACGACTCCGGTCGGCAGCCCCGCGGCCCCGGCGGGCTTCGGACCGGCCGACGCCGTCGGACCCGGAGCCTGGACGCCTCCCGCGTTCCCTCCCGAGGTACCGGAGCCGTCCCCGAAGCGGTGGTGGGGACTGGCGGCGGCCGTGGCGGCGCAGCTGCTCGTCGTGATCGGCGGGTCGATCACGACGGCGGCCGCACCGGTCCTCGCGGCCGACCTGCATCTCGCCGACGACGCGTTCAGGCTGATGTTCCTCGCCTACGGACTGGCCTTCGGCGGCCTGCTGCTCCTCAGTGGGCACATCACCGACCTCCTGGGCCGCAAGAGGACGGTGCTCGTCGCACTGCTCGGCTTCGCCGTGGCCGCCGCGCTCGGCGGCTCGGCGACCGTCACCGCCGTGCTCGTCACGGCCCAGGCCCTGCAGGGCGCGTTCGCCGCGCTGCTCTCGGCGGCGGCCCTGGCGCTGGTGGCCGGCGGGTTCACCGAACCCAAGGAACGCGCCCGGGCCTTCGGGGCCTACGCCGTGCTCGTCGGCGGCGAGATGGCGATCGGCGCGTTCGCGAGCGGCTGGCTGGTCGAGTTCCTGACCTGGCGCCTGTGCCTCTACGCCCTCGTCCCGCTCGCGGGCGTCGTGGCCCTCGTGGCGAGCCGCCTGCCGAGCGACAGCGCGCCCCGTACCCCCGCGGGCGGTGACGTGCCGGGCGTGCTGCTCGGCACCGGTGGGCTGGCCGCCCTCATCTACGGCCTCGACAAGGCCACCGTGGTCGAGGGCTCCGACGGCCCCCTGCCCGGCGGCTGGTCCGACCCGCTGACCCTGGTCCTCCTCGTGGGCGGCACCACGCTGCTCGTGGCCTTCGCGTGGTGGCAGACCCGGGCGCGTACCCCGCTCGTCCCCGCGTACGTCCTCAAGGACCGTCAGCGCGTCGGCTCGCTCCTCGCCCTCGCCCTCGCCGTCACGGGCATGTTCATGCTGTTCCTGATCCTGTACCGCTACCTTCCGGGCGTCCTCGGCCTCGGGTACGGACCGGGCGCGACGGGCCTGGCTCTGCTGCCCGTGGCGGGAGCGGTCCTGATCGGCTCCACCCAGATCGCCGCGCGCCTCCAGTACCGGGTGGCCCCCCGTCTGCTGATCGTGCCGGGCCTGGTGCTCGCGGCGGCGGGCCCCGCGCTGATGACCCGGATCGACGGCGTCACCTCGTACGCCGGCGTCGTCCTGCCCGGCACGATCCTCCTGGGCCTCGGTCTCGGACTGGCCTTCGCGCCGCTGATCGCCACCGTGACGGGGACGACGACCCCGGAGCGGCCGGGAGGGATCGCGGCGCTGGTCCTCGTCGCCCAGAGCCTGGGCGGCTGGATCGCCTCGCCGCTCCTCGGCGGCGTGCTCGCCTGGACGATCTCGGACCGGCTCGGCGAGGTGGCGGGCATGCCGGAGGAGCTGGTCGACGCGTACAGGAACGGCGCCCTGCTCGGCGGGCAGGGCCTCCCGGAGTCGATGGCCGACATGGTCGCGCAGGCGGACGCCGCGGTGCTCGGCGCCTACTCCGCCGCCCTGTGGTGGGCGGCCGGGCTGATGCTGCTCGCGAGCCTCCTGGCGGGTCTCCTGGTCACGGACCGGGCGCCCGAACGGCGCTGAGCGCGAGCCGCACCGGCGCCGTGGTGGCGTGGGGGGTCACCCGACGGGGTGGCCCCCGCTGTCCGTGCGGTCGGCCTGGCTGGAGAACTTGTTGAGGAAGACGTCGTACCGGCCGTCGGGGCGCTGGGTGACCGTCGCGCCGTCCTGCCAGATCCCGTTCTCCGGCCACCACTGCGAGCCTTCCGGATCGCCCTGGTTCTGATGGACGTTGTGCATCCCGAGGTCGCCTTCGGGGTCGTCGGTGAACGGCTCGCCGAAGATGAGGACGCGCTGCCCGGGAGCCAGGACGGTCTCCAGCGCGGCGGCCGCGTCGACGTTGGAACCCGTGTGCCACGGCCGTGAGCCGAGCAGGTCGAGGAGCTCCTGCAGCCAGGACGGCGGACGGCGCCGGAACAGGACGCCGGTGCGGTCCGTGAGCTCCGGATGGCGCAGATAGTCCATCGCGCCGGAGTCGGGCGTGGAGTCCAGGTCGTGATAGCCGGGGGCGAGGGCCGCGGCCGGGCCGAGCGCTCCGGCGTCCACGGTGAAGCTCTTCCACTGCACACCCACGTTGGACTTGTGGCTGTCGACGTCGATGGCGCAGTGGTACCGCCCGGCGGGCGCGTCCACCTCCAGGTTGACGTGGAACCAGCGACCCTGGGTGTCCGGCTGGTCGCGGTAGTGGCGGTGGAGGGTTCCCGAGAGGACGCCGTAGTAGTCGAAGGGCATACCGCCAGTGAAGCACCCTCCGTCACCATCCGCATCGGGAACGTGACGTGGAGTAATCGTGCGGATGTGCGCCCGCACGCCGCTGACCACGGGAAACGCGGGTGAACGGCACCCCGGAGGCCTGGTAGATTGATCTCTGTCGCCGCGGACATCACTCCGCGTCACGACACACACCTGGTCCAAGTGGCGGAATGGCAGACGCGCTAGCTTGAGGTGCTAGTGCCCTTTATCGGGCGTGGGGGTTCAAGTCCCCCCTTGGACACGGGATATCCCTCCGCCCGGACAGGCCACGGCCTGTCCGGGCGGAGGAGCATCCGGACCGGGTCAGGCCAGGAACACCGGCAGGTCGAACAGGTCGTTCTGGGTGACCACCGGCTTGTTCCGCAGCTCCTCGCGCGGCACCGCCAGCCGGAGCGCGGGGAAGCGCTCGTACAGCGCGGGCAGCGCCACCGACGCCTCCAGCCGGGACAGCGCGGCCCCCGGGCACACGTGCGGACCGTGACCGAAGGCGATGTGCCGGTTCGACTCACGGGTCACGTCGAACTCGCCCGCCGTCGGACCGTGCTGCGCCTCGTCCCGGCCGATGGCGCCGAACGACACGATCAGACCGTCCCCCTTGGGCAGGATCCGGTCGCCGACCTCGATGTCCTCGGCCGCGAACCGGATCAGGACGTGCGAGGTGGGCGTCGACCAGCGCAGGGTCTCCTCGATCACGTCCTCCCACGACACCTCGCCCTTCAGCACGAGTGCGCGCTGCTCGGGATGGGTCTCCAGGGCGACGACCGCGTTGACGATCAGGCTGATCGTCGTCTCGTGGCCGGCGGCCACCATCAGCTGGAGGGTGTTGGTGATCTCCTCCGTGCTGAGCCGGTCGCCGCCCTCCGACGCCTCGATCAGCGCGCTGGTGAGGTCGTCGCCGGGCTGCGCGGTCCTGGCCGCCACGATCCCCGAGAAGAGGGCACCGAGGTCGGCCATCATCTGCGGCACCTCCTCGGGCGGGGTCTGCGTCGAGAAGAACTTGTCGAAGAGCGCCTTCATCCGCGGGTGGTCCGCCTGGTCGACACCCATCAGGTCGCTGACCACGTTCATCGGCAGCGGGTACGCGAACTCCGCCTTCAGGTCCACCACCTCGTCCGCCGACCGCTCCGCGAGCCGGTCCAGGCTCTCCGTCGTGAGGGCCTCGATGCGCGAGCGCAGCCGCTCCACCCGGCGCGCGGTCAGCGCCTGCGCGACCAGCGTGCGCAGCCGCCGGTGCTCCTCGCCGTCGACGGTCAGCATGGACTTGCCGGGGTTGACCAGGCCGATCAGCGGCCAGTCCAGGGGTATCTCGCCGCGCTGCCAGGCGCCCCACACGTCGATGTCCTTGACCAGGCGCGCGTCCGTGAGCAGCTTCCGCGCCTCGGCGTGGCGGGTGACGGCCCAGACGGGCACGCCGCCGGGCAGGACGACGCGGGTCAGCGGGCCCGCCTCGCGCAGCCGGGCGCTCTCGCCGTCGAGGTCGGCGACGAAGGGGTCGAGGACGATGACGTCGGTGCCGGGCGTGGCGGTGTGGTCGTACGGGCAGCTCATGCGGAAGCTCCAAGGGCGGGAGTCGGGGTGTAGGTCACGGGGAGCGCGGTGAGGCCTCGCAGCCAGGGGGACGGGCGGCGGGTGAGCGCGTCCTCCGCGACCGCGAGATCCATGTCCGGGAGTCGGTCGAGCAGGACCTCGATGCCCGTCCGGGCGATGGTCTCGGCGACTTCCTGGGCGGGGAAGGGGCAGCGGTGTTCGCCGTGCCCGAAGGAGAGGTGGGCGTTGTTGCCGCCGGTGAGCGCACCGGAGTCGGCCCGTACGTGCGGGTCGGAGTTGGCGGCGGCCAGGCCCAGCAGCAGGAGGTCGCCGCGGCCGATCCGGCGTCCGCCGAGATGGGTGTCGCGGGAGGCCCACCGGCCGGCGACGTTCTGGGTGGGGGTGTCCTCCCACAGGACCTCGTTCATCGCCTCGCCGACGCTGTGCCGGCCACCCGAGAGGGAGGCCGCGAACCGGTCGTCGGTGAGCATGAGCCGCAGCGAGTTGCCGATCCAGTCGGCGGTGGGCTGGTGGCCGGCCGCCATCATCACCATGAGGTCCTGGGCGACCTCCTCGACCGTGAACCCGGCGGTGTTGGCGATCATGTGCGAGGCGACGTCGTCGCCGGGCGTCGCGGCCTTGGCGGCGAGCAGCGCGAACATGGACTCGGCCAGGTGGCGCTGGCCCTCCAGGGCCCCTTCCTGACCGTTGATCATGTCGTTCATGGCGGTCACCAGGGCCGGACCCTGCTCGTCGGCGAAGCCGTAGATGCCGGCGAGGACGCGGACCGGCAGCAGCATCGCGTACTCGGCGATGATGTCGCAGGCGCCCTTGCCGCAGAGCGCGTCGATGAGTTCGTCGGCGAAGCGTTCGGCCCGTTCCTTCAGGGCGAAGGGGTCGACGGCTTCGAGCGCGTCGCAGATGACCCCGGCGCGCTCGCGGTGCCGCTCGCCCACGGTGTAGAGGATCGAGGGCTGCTTGCGGCCGATCATGGGCAGCAGCGGCCAGTCCGCCGGGATGGCGTCCCACTGGTTCCACAGCTCGGAGTCGCGCGAGAACAGGACCGGGTCGCTGGTGACCTGGTGCAGCTCGCGGTAGCCGAGGACCAGCCAGGCGGGGACGTCGCCGTCGAGCACGACCGGGGCGACGGCGCCGTGTTCGCGCCGTATCCGGCGGTACAGCTCGACGGGATCGGTCTGGAACAGGGGGCCGCTCAGCGGGATGGGCCGGTACTCGGGATGGGTCACTGGGTGGGCTCCGGGATCGGCTGCGGGTGCGGCTGCGGGTTCGACGGCGGGATCGGCCGCGGGTCCTTGGCGACGACGGTCTGCAGGTGCTCGACGAGCGAGATGAGGACCTGCTTGCTGGACTCGCGCGACCGGGCGTCGCAGAAGACCAGCGGGACGTCGTCGGCGAGGTCGAGGGCCTCGCGGACCTGGGCGGGGGAGTGGGTGGGGCCGCCGAAGTCGTTGCAGGCGACGACGAACGGGGTGCCGTGGTGCTCCAGCCGGTCGACGGCGTACCAGGAGTCGGCGAGCCGGCGGGTGTCGACGAGGACGACGGCACCGAGCGTTCCCGAGAAGAGCCGGTCCCACAGGAACCAGAACCTCTCCTGGCCGGGGGCACCGAACAGGTACAGGACGTTGCGCGCGTCGAGCGAGATCCGGCCGAAGTCGAACGCCACGGTGGTGGCCGTCTTCGTGGCGACGCCGCCGGTGTCGTCGATGTCCTCGCCGGCCTGCGTCATCGTCTCCTCGGTGTTCAGCGGACGGATCTCGCTGACCGAGCGGACGAGGGTGGTCTTGCCGACTCCGAACCCGCCGACGACGACGATCTTCAGTCCGTTGTCGGCGGTGCTGTGCAGGGTCTGGCGCTGTTCAGAGGCTACGGAGTCCAACGAGCACCTGCTCCAGGATGTCGTGATCGGGAAGGCGGTACGTGGGCCGGGGATGGCGGGCGCTGATCCGGCCGGTGTCGTGCAGGTCGGCCAGGAGGATCCGCGTGATGGAGACCGGCAGGCCGAGCCCGGCCGCCACCTCCACCACGGCCATGGGGAACCGGCACATGCGCAGGATCGCGGCGTGCTCGGACTGCATGCCGGGGACCGGGTCGCTCTCGGAGACCACGAGCGTCACCACGTCGAAGGCGGTGGAGCCGGCACGGCTGCGACCGCCGGTGACCGTGTAGAGGCGGTCGGGGGAATCGTCCCTGCCCGGCCTGGCGCGGCTCATCCCCGGGGCCTGGCGACGAGGTGTTCACCCAACTGCTCGACCAGCTCCGTCATGTTGTGGCCGACGAGTCCTGCGTCGGCGTCCTCGTCGGCGACGAGGGCGAGGTGGGCCCCGTCGCCGGCCTCGACGATGAAGAGGATGCCGCCGTAGAACTCGGCCATCGCCGAGCGGACCCCGCCCGTGCCGTCGCCGAACTCGACGGAGGCACCGTGCGACAGGCTCTGGATGCCCGCGGCGATAGCGGAGAGCTGGTCGGCCTGGTCGACGGACAGCCCGGCGGTACGGCAGAGCTTGAGGCCGTCGCGGGAGAGCACCAGGGCGTGACGGGTGCCCGGGGTGCGTTCCAGCAGTCCTTCCAGGAGCCAGCTGAGCTTGTCGTCGGTGGTGGTGCCGGTCATCGCGGGTTGCCTTCCGAATACGGGGGGTTCGGGGAGTACGGGGAGGTCGGGGCGTTCGGAGCGGGCGGGGACGGCACCGCGGGAGGTACGGCCGCCGGGCTCTGAGGGGCGGGCGGGACAAGAGATACGGGTGTGGCGGCCGGGCTGTCGGCGCCGGGGGTGTCGACGACCGGGCCGTGGGCGCCGGGGCTGTCGGCACCCGGGATGTCGGCGGCGCGGGGGGTGTCGGCACCCGGGATGTCGGCGGCGCGGGGGATGTCGGCACCCTGGCGGTCGGCCGTCCCGCGCACCGCCTTGTGGAAGCTGCCGAAGCGCGGCGGGGTCCCGGTGGTCCCGCCTGCCGCGCCGGTGCGCGAGGCCGCAGGGCGGGTCTCCCCGGCCGTCTCGCCGGACTTGAGCTGGGCGGCCAGGGTCTCTCCGCGGCGGCGCCGCGGCAGGATGATCCCGTCCGGGGCGGGTGCCTCGCCGTCGGCGGCGCTGGCGTGGTCGGTTCCGGGCTCACGTACCGGACGTACGGCAGGGGCGACGTCAGGGGTGGGCGCGGAAGTACGGGCGGAGGGCGCCCGGTCGGCCGCCGGAGCGGTCACGCCGCGCGCCGCCACGGGCAGCGGCGGTTCGCCGGGCGAGGCGACCGGTTCCTCGGGCGCACGGCTGATCAGCTCCTGCGGCACCATCAGCAGGGCCCCGGTGCCGCCGCGCGCCGAGGGGCGGAAGGACACGGTCAGACCGTGCTTGCGCGCCAGCCGGCCGACCACGTGCAGGCCGAGCCGGGTTCCGGAGAGACCGGCCAGGTCCTGCTTCGCCGCTCCGACGGCGGCCTCGGCGCGCCTCAGTTGCACGTCGCTCATCGCCAGGCCGCTGTCCTCGACGGTGATGACGATGCCGGCCGGGACCTCCTCGACGTAGACGTGGACCTCCGCGCTCGGCGGGGAGAAGTTCGCCGCGTTGTCGAGGAGTTCGGCCAGCGCGTGCATGATGCCCTCGGCCGCGTGGCCGGTGACGGCCGCTTCGCTGCCGGAGTGCAGCCGCACCCGCTGGTAGCCGCCGATCCGCCCCATGGCGCCGCGCAGGATCGACTCCATGACGATCGGGCGCGACCAGCGCCGGCCCGACCGGGCTCCGGTCAGGACGGCGACGGAGTCGGCGAGCCGGCCGGCCTGGGCGGTGCGGTGGTCGAGGTGGAGCAGGTCGCCGAGGACGTCCTCGTCGGCGTGCCGGTGCTCCATCTCCCGCAGGTCCGCCATCATGCTCGTGGCCAGCGCCTGCATCCGTCCGGCCGCGTTGGCGGCCGCGGCCATGGCCGCGGACCTGCCGGACTCCGCTCGCCGGACCCGGCCTTCCAGGCGTTCGAGGTCGGCCGCCCGTGCCGCGACGAGCTGTGCCGTCTCGGCCTCGTGCGCGCGGACGAGCTCGCCCGTACGTGCCGCGTGGTCGGCGGCCGAGGCGGCGACCGCCGCCGCGTGCCGCTCCTCGGCAGCGGCCGTATCGCGTTCGGCGGTGGCCTGGTACCGGCCGATGTAGGCGTCGCGCGAGGCGAGTTCGGCGGCGAGTACCTCCGTCCGCCGGGCGAGTACCCGTGCGGTGCGGGCGTACCAGGTGACGGCGAAGGCCGCGGCGGACAGGAGGAGGACGCCGCATGCGGCGAACCAGCCGAGTGCGGGGCGGACCTCGGCGGGCGCCGCTGTCGTCGCCGCCACGGCGAGCGCACCACCGGCGGCGAGTGTCAGCAGCGAGGCGATCAGGGCAGGGCGGAACGGGGTGGGCGACGCCGTCATCAACCAGACTCTCGAGAGCAGTCACACGGGGGAAGAAGGTTGAACGACGGAACTATAGAGCCGATCTTGATCGGTTCGGAACTCTCCTGAGCGGATTGGTATTCACCAGACGACAGAGTCATCCGTCGTCGCGCCCAGGAATGCCGGACATGGCGCGATCTATGTCCAACTCTCCCTGTCGCCCAGGTCAGAGCGGACGGACCACCCGGGATCACACGGCGAAAGCGGCGCCGTCCAGGGTCCAGTGGGGGTCGGGTGTGATGCCCAGGGCGGTGTAGACGTGGGCCGCGACGTCGGCGTGGTGAAGGGGCGCGGGGAGCGCGCCGACGGGCAGTCCGGGACCGCACGCGGCGATCCAGGCCGTGCGCTCCAGGTGGCTGCGTCCCCCGTGCCCGCCTTCGTCGCGGTGGCCGTGGTCCGTCACCACGATGACCGTCCACTGCTCGGCCGCGTGGCCGGGGCGACGGCGTACGGCGTCGAGGAGCCGTCCGAGCCGGCGGTCCGCGGCCTCGATCGCCGCGCGGTACTCCTTGTCGCAGCCGAGGAAGTGGGCGGTCTCGTCGACGGCGCCGAGATAGACGAAGCCGGCGTGGAGCTCCTCGTCCAGGCCGAGGAGGTGTTCCGCCTCGGCGGTCACCAGGTCGTCCACCTCTTCCCAGGCCTCGGGGGTGTCCTCGCGGGGAGCGACGTAGCGGAGCCGGGTGGGGGCGACGAAGAGCGGGCCGCCCTGCTGGGCGAGGAAGAGGGGGGCCCACCCTCCGACGGCGAAGGTGCGCCGACCGCAGTCGGCCGCGAGGCGGGTCGTGAAGTCGGGGAAGACGTCGAGCCGGTTGCCGTCCAGACGGTTGCCCCACACGCCGTGCTTGGCGACGCCGACGCCGGTGACGATGGTGGTCCAGCACGGGCCCGACATCGTGGGGGTCACGGCGTCCACCTCGACGGGGGCCAGGAAGCCCGCTCGGGCGACGCCGTCGAGGTGAGGGGTGAACAGTTCCGGGAGCAGATCGAGGCGTACGCCGTCGATGCCGATGACCAGTACGCGGGCGGTGTCCATGGGCGGGTCCAAGGTGTCGTGGGCGGAGGGGGAGGGAGGGGAGAGGGAGGGGTGGGGGCGGGCCCGGGTTCAGGGGCCGACGCGGCGGAGCCGGATGAGGCTGCTCGCGTAGTCGCCGTCGGGAAGCCGCGGGTCGATGCCCTTGCGTACCAGAACGGCCCCGCTGTGCACGCGGTTCAGTTCCGGGTCCAGGTAGAGCGCCTCGGGGTCGAGCGCCGGAAGCCGCACCGGGTCGGGCCCGTGACCGAAGCGGGTCGTGGGGCGCCACACGAGGAGCGCGTGCTCGCTGTCGTCCGGCGCCGCGTAGTGGACGGCCGTCACCGGTCCGGGCGGTGTGACGCGGTGCTGGTGTCCCCGCTGGACGAGCGGACGGATCTCCTTGTACCGGGCGACGAGTTCGGTGGCCTCCGCCAGCTCCTCCTCGGACCAGGAGGTCAGGTCACCGCCGAGACCCAGGGCACCGGCCATGGCGACATGGAAGCGGAAGCGCAGCGGAGTCCGCCGTCCGGTGGTGGTGTTGGGGCTGTCGGTGACCCACGCGGCCATCGCCTGGGCGGGGAAGAGCTGACCGAAACCGTGCTGGATGCCGATCCGGTCGACGGGATCGGTGTTGTCCGAGGTCCAGGCCTGGTCGGTGCGGGCGAGGATGCCGAGGTCGACGCGCCCGCCGCCGCCCGCGCACGCCTCGATGCGCAGCCCGGGGTGGTCGGCGCGGAGCTGATCCATGATCCGGTGGACGGCCCGCGTGTGGTCGATCCACAGGCGGTCGGGGTCCGGGTGCCCGGGCCAACCGGCCTCCGTGAAGGCCCGGTTGGCGTCCCACTTGAGCCAGTCGACGCCGTGGGTGCGGACGAGGTGGTCCAAGGTCCGCCGCGCCCACTCCTCGACCTCGGGCCGGGCGAAGTTCAGCACCAGCTGGTTGCGCAGTTCCGTCGCGTCGAGCCGGGGGGAGTGGAGGACCCAGTCGGGATGTGCCCGGTGCAACTCGCTGTCGCGGTTGACCATTTCCGGCTCCACCCACAGCCCGAAGTCCATGCCCAGGCGGTGTACCTCGTCGGCGAGCGGACGCAGCCCGCCGGGGAAGGCCTCCGGGCGCGGGGTCCAGTCGCCGAGCCCGGACCGGTCGTCGCGGCGGGTGCCGAACCAGCCGTCGTCCAGGACGAAGAGCTCGGCGCCGACGCGGGAGGCCAGCCGCGCCAGCCGGATCTGGCCGGCCTCGTCGACGTCGAACCCGGTGGCCTCCCAGGAGTTGTAGAGCACCGGCCGGTCCCGTTCGGGCTCCGGCAGCACGTGCCCGCGTATGTAGTGGTGCCAGACGCGACTGGCCGCGCCGAACCCGTGCGGAGTGTAGAGACCGGCGTACGCGGGTGTGCGCAGGCTCTGGCCCGACCGCAGCGTCCAACTGAGCCCCTCGTGACCGAATCCGCCGGTCCAGGTGGTCCTCCCGACCGGATCGCGGTGGACCGTGACGCGCCAACTCCCGCTCCAGGCGAGCGCGGTGCTCCACACCTCGCCCTGCTCCTCCGTCGCGGTTCCGTCGTCG
Above is a genomic segment from Streptomyces sp. NBC_00094 containing:
- a CDS encoding bifunctional serine/threonine protein kinase/MFS transporter — translated: MEQLTSEDPTSLGAYRLIARLGAGGMGLVYLGRSEAGRTVAVKVVQAEHAQHPEFRRRFAREVAAARRVGGEWTAAVLDADTEAPVPWVATQYIPGPDLTTVVAEDFGPLPEHSVRTLAHRLAAALRSVHGAGLIHRDLKPSNVLVTVDGPRVIDFGIARAMDTLAGDSLHTRTGMLIGSPGFMSPEQVRGLELTPASDVFCLGAVLVYAATGRLLFGATETGLNAHLFRIAEEEPDLTGVPESLVDLVRACLDKDPARRPTPAEIADRTEAERPGEWLPGSVLAQLGRRSAQLLDFAPDPRVVAVDPRIPSQVPPQLQPQAAESRAGAHNQPFPPSPAYVPTTPVGSPAAPAGFGPADAVGPGAWTPPAFPPEVPEPSPKRWWGLAAAVAAQLLVVIGGSITTAAAPVLAADLHLADDAFRLMFLAYGLAFGGLLLLSGHITDLLGRKRTVLVALLGFAVAAALGGSATVTAVLVTAQALQGAFAALLSAAALALVAGGFTEPKERARAFGAYAVLVGGEMAIGAFASGWLVEFLTWRLCLYALVPLAGVVALVASRLPSDSAPRTPAGGDVPGVLLGTGGLAALIYGLDKATVVEGSDGPLPGGWSDPLTLVLLVGGTTLLVAFAWWQTRARTPLVPAYVLKDRQRVGSLLALALAVTGMFMLFLILYRYLPGVLGLGYGPGATGLALLPVAGAVLIGSTQIAARLQYRVAPRLLIVPGLVLAAAGPALMTRIDGVTSYAGVVLPGTILLGLGLGLAFAPLIATVTGTTTPERPGGIAALVLVAQSLGGWIASPLLGGVLAWTISDRLGEVAGMPEELVDAYRNGALLGGQGLPESMADMVAQADAAVLGAYSAALWWAAGLMLLASLLAGLLVTDRAPERR
- a CDS encoding DUF2278 family protein, which translates into the protein MPFDYYGVLSGTLHRHYRDQPDTQGRWFHVNLEVDAPAGRYHCAIDVDSHKSNVGVQWKSFTVDAGALGPAAALAPGYHDLDSTPDSGAMDYLRHPELTDRTGVLFRRRPPSWLQELLDLLGSRPWHTGSNVDAAAALETVLAPGQRVLIFGEPFTDDPEGDLGMHNVHQNQGDPEGSQWWPENGIWQDGATVTQRPDGRYDVFLNKFSSQADRTDSGGHPVG
- a CDS encoding cytochrome P450, whose translation is MSCPYDHTATPGTDVIVLDPFVADLDGESARLREAGPLTRVVLPGGVPVWAVTRHAEARKLLTDARLVKDIDVWGAWQRGEIPLDWPLIGLVNPGKSMLTVDGEEHRRLRTLVAQALTARRVERLRSRIEALTTESLDRLAERSADEVVDLKAEFAYPLPMNVVSDLMGVDQADHPRMKALFDKFFSTQTPPEEVPQMMADLGALFSGIVAARTAQPGDDLTSALIEASEGGDRLSTEEITNTLQLMVAAGHETTISLIVNAVVALETHPEQRALVLKGEVSWEDVIEETLRWSTPTSHVLIRFAAEDIEVGDRILPKGDGLIVSFGAIGRDEAQHGPTAGEFDVTRESNRHIAFGHGPHVCPGAALSRLEASVALPALYERFPALRLAVPREELRNKPVVTQNDLFDLPVFLA
- a CDS encoding cytochrome P450; the encoded protein is MTHPEYRPIPLSGPLFQTDPVELYRRIRREHGAVAPVVLDGDVPAWLVLGYRELHQVTSDPVLFSRDSELWNQWDAIPADWPLLPMIGRKQPSILYTVGERHRERAGVICDALEAVDPFALKERAERFADELIDALCGKGACDIIAEYAMLLPVRVLAGIYGFADEQGPALVTAMNDMINGQEGALEGQRHLAESMFALLAAKAATPGDDVASHMIANTAGFTVEEVAQDLMVMMAAGHQPTADWIGNSLRLMLTDDRFAASLSGGRHSVGEAMNEVLWEDTPTQNVAGRWASRDTHLGGRRIGRGDLLLLGLAAANSDPHVRADSGALTGGNNAHLSFGHGEHRCPFPAQEVAETIARTGIEVLLDRLPDMDLAVAEDALTRRPSPWLRGLTALPVTYTPTPALGASA
- a CDS encoding ATP/GTP-binding protein — encoded protein: MDSVASEQRQTLHSTADNGLKIVVVGGFGVGKTTLVRSVSEIRPLNTEETMTQAGEDIDDTGGVATKTATTVAFDFGRISLDARNVLYLFGAPGQERFWFLWDRLFSGTLGAVVLVDTRRLADSWYAVDRLEHHGTPFVVACNDFGGPTHSPAQVREALDLADDVPLVFCDARSRESSKQVLISLVEHLQTVVAKDPRPIPPSNPQPHPQPIPEPTQ
- a CDS encoding DUF742 domain-containing protein, encoding MSRARPGRDDSPDRLYTVTGGRSRAGSTAFDVVTLVVSESDPVPGMQSEHAAILRMCRFPMAVVEVAAGLGLPVSITRILLADLHDTGRISARHPRPTYRLPDHDILEQVLVGLRSL
- a CDS encoding roadblock/LC7 domain-containing protein, whose translation is MTGTTTDDKLSWLLEGLLERTPGTRHALVLSRDGLKLCRTAGLSVDQADQLSAIAAGIQSLSHGASVEFGDGTGGVRSAMAEFYGGILFIVEAGDGAHLALVADEDADAGLVGHNMTELVEQLGEHLVARPRG
- a CDS encoding ATP-binding protein; this translates as MTASPTPFRPALIASLLTLAAGGALAVAATTAAPAEVRPALGWFAACGVLLLSAAAFAVTWYARTARVLARRTEVLAAELASRDAYIGRYQATAERDTAAAEERHAAAVAASAADHAARTGELVRAHEAETAQLVAARAADLERLEGRVRRAESGRSAAMAAAANAAGRMQALATSMMADLREMEHRHADEDVLGDLLHLDHRTAQAGRLADSVAVLTGARSGRRWSRPIVMESILRGAMGRIGGYQRVRLHSGSEAAVTGHAAEGIMHALAELLDNAANFSPPSAEVHVYVEEVPAGIVITVEDSGLAMSDVQLRRAEAAVGAAKQDLAGLSGTRLGLHVVGRLARKHGLTVSFRPSARGGTGALLMVPQELISRAPEEPVASPGEPPLPVAARGVTAPAADRAPSARTSAPTPDVAPAVRPVREPGTDHASAADGEAPAPDGIILPRRRRGETLAAQLKSGETAGETRPAASRTGAAGGTTGTPPRFGSFHKAVRGTADRQGADIPRAADIPGADTPRAADIPGADSPGAHGPVVDTPGADSPAATPVSLVPPAPQSPAAVPPAVPSPPAPNAPTSPYSPNPPYSEGNPR
- a CDS encoding alkaline phosphatase family protein; protein product: MDTARVLVIGIDGVRLDLLPELFTPHLDGVARAGFLAPVEVDAVTPTMSGPCWTTIVTGVGVAKHGVWGNRLDGNRLDVFPDFTTRLAADCGRRTFAVGGWAPLFLAQQGGPLFVAPTRLRYVAPREDTPEAWEEVDDLVTAEAEHLLGLDEELHAGFVYLGAVDETAHFLGCDKEYRAAIEAADRRLGRLLDAVRRRPGHAAEQWTVIVVTDHGHRDEGGHGGRSHLERTAWIAACGPGLPVGALPAPLHHADVAAHVYTALGITPDPHWTLDGAAFAV
- a CDS encoding alpha-galactosidase; amino-acid sequence: MLATLPPVTFDSDLGLAVLRTPNSLYALRVAPDGSPRHLYWGAPLDTLTLAALPEAVSPAASSFEADAAPDELAPQTGARFGPAGLQVRFADGTRGAQWRFTGHRVDGDELRLRLDDRHGPLRAELCYRVRADTDVIERWTELTHTGSPDGPPEPITVDRLDSASWTAPPLSDYRLGHLVGGWNSEFQLQRDRLPVAETVLTSRRGITGHHAGPWLTVDDGTATEEQGEVWSTALAWSGSWRVTVHRDPVGRTTWTGGFGHEGLSWTLRSGQSLRTPAYAGLYTPHGFGAASRVWHHYIRGHVLPEPERDRPVLYNSWEATGFDVDEAGQIRLARLASRVGAELFVLDDGWFGTRRDDRSGLGDWTPRPEAFPGGLRPLADEVHRLGMDFGLWVEPEMVNRDSELHRAHPDWVLHSPRLDATELRNQLVLNFARPEVEEWARRTLDHLVRTHGVDWLKWDANRAFTEAGWPGHPDPDRLWIDHTRAVHRIMDQLRADHPGLRIEACAGGGGRVDLGILARTDQAWTSDNTDPVDRIGIQHGFGQLFPAQAMAAWVTDSPNTTTGRRTPLRFRFHVAMAGALGLGGDLTSWSEEELAEATELVARYKEIRPLVQRGHQHRVTPPGPVTAVHYAAPDDSEHALLVWRPTTRFGHGPDPVRLPALDPEALYLDPELNRVHSGAVLVRKGIDPRLPDGDYASSLIRLRRVGP